From the Deinococcus radiophilus genome, one window contains:
- the uvrA gene encoding excinuclease ABC subunit UvrA — protein sequence MPRSAPVQASNLIVRGAREHNLKDITVELPRDQFVVITGVSGSGKSTLAFDTIYAEGQRRYVESLSAYARQFLGLMEKPDVDAIEGLSPAISIDQKTTSHNPRSTVGTVTEVHDYLRLLFARVGTPYCPVCGRKIERQSPSEITDRLLEGYADARAILLAPVVRGRKGEYRKLFGDLRREGYARVRVDGTLYELDEAEKLKLEKFEKHDIDVVIDRIKLREDDRTRIAESVELGLRRGEGLLRVMLPDDGAEELYSEKFACPEHGSVLEELEPRSFSFNAPYGACGDCAGLGFKQKFSAERVIDQNLSIAGGAILPWSKKGTGGGIYYWDKLRALSEHLDFDLKAPWRDLTDEIKAVVLNGAAEPFEVVYRRGGKETMRFMTEYEGVLPNLERRYLDTESEFMREKLEEMMELQPCPTCGGTRYKPEILAVRVAGLNIAQLSAMSVLQADEFFGVLDRNEVKAGDIAPYREQHLGGAAQAARPQRTEFRLGDFGEAVAAPILRAIRTRLRFLVDVGLDYLSLDRTANTLSGGEAQRIRLATQVGSGLTGVLYVLDEPSIGLHPKDNGRLIGTLKNLRDLGNTLLVVEHDEDTMLAADYLVDMGPGAGVHGGDVVAAGTPEQVRDDERSLTGRYLRGEVEIPIPAKRRSGNGKRLRVYGAREHNLRDVDITIPLGTMTVVTGPSGSGKSTLIHDIVHATLARDLNGARTSPGKYDRMKGIEHLDKVIEIDQSPIGRTPRSNPATYTGVFTEIRDLFTRTPEARRRGYQAGRFSFNVKGGRCENCKGDGVMKIEMNFLPDIYVPCEVCKGARYNRETLEVKYADKTIADVLNMTVEEGHAFFENVPTIANKMRLLLDVGLGYMKIGQPSTTLSGGEAQRIKLASELSRRATGKTVYILDEPTTGLHFEDVRKLMLVLERLVEGGNTLVIIEHNLDVMKSADHIIDLGPEGGIRGGTVVTVGTPEEVAAHPTSYTGEYLRGLRGLTPAAAPAGAAKTATKANAVATDAPPPKKSRTAKAAPKVPPAKTAKKGNA from the coding sequence CTGCCGCGCTCCGCTCCGGTACAGGCCAGCAACCTGATTGTGCGCGGCGCCCGCGAACACAACCTCAAGGACATTACCGTGGAACTGCCGCGTGATCAGTTTGTGGTCATCACAGGTGTATCGGGCAGCGGCAAGTCCACGCTGGCCTTCGACACCATTTACGCCGAGGGCCAGCGCCGCTACGTCGAGTCTCTGAGCGCCTACGCCCGGCAGTTCTTGGGCCTGATGGAAAAGCCGGACGTGGACGCCATTGAAGGGCTGTCGCCGGCCATCTCGATTGACCAGAAGACCACCAGCCACAACCCCCGCTCCACGGTAGGCACCGTGACCGAGGTGCATGACTATCTGCGTCTGCTGTTTGCGCGGGTCGGCACACCGTACTGCCCGGTCTGCGGGCGCAAGATCGAGCGCCAGAGCCCCAGCGAGATTACGGACCGCCTGCTGGAAGGCTACGCGGACGCCCGTGCCATCCTGCTGGCCCCAGTGGTACGTGGGCGCAAAGGCGAATACCGCAAGCTGTTTGGTGACTTGCGGCGCGAAGGCTACGCCCGCGTGCGGGTAGACGGCACGCTGTACGAGCTGGACGAAGCCGAAAAGCTGAAACTGGAGAAATTCGAGAAGCACGACATAGATGTGGTGATTGACCGCATCAAGCTGCGCGAGGACGACCGCACCCGCATCGCGGAGAGCGTAGAGCTGGGCCTGCGCCGGGGCGAGGGCCTCTTGCGGGTCATGCTGCCTGACGACGGCGCTGAAGAACTGTACTCCGAGAAGTTCGCCTGCCCGGAGCACGGCAGCGTGCTGGAGGAGCTGGAGCCGCGCAGCTTCAGCTTCAACGCGCCCTACGGGGCCTGCGGCGACTGCGCGGGGCTGGGCTTTAAGCAGAAATTCTCAGCGGAGCGGGTGATTGATCAGAACCTTTCGATTGCGGGCGGAGCCATCCTGCCCTGGTCCAAGAAGGGGACGGGCGGCGGCATCTACTATTGGGACAAGCTGCGGGCACTGTCCGAGCATCTGGACTTTGACCTCAAGGCACCCTGGCGCGACCTGACTGATGAGATCAAAGCGGTGGTGCTGAACGGTGCCGCCGAGCCGTTCGAGGTGGTCTACCGCCGGGGCGGCAAAGAAACCATGCGCTTTATGACCGAGTACGAAGGCGTGCTGCCCAACCTGGAGCGGCGCTACCTGGATACCGAATCCGAATTCATGCGCGAGAAGCTGGAGGAAATGATGGAACTCCAGCCCTGCCCCACCTGCGGCGGCACCCGCTACAAGCCCGAAATCCTGGCGGTGCGGGTGGCGGGCCTGAACATCGCGCAGCTGAGCGCCATGAGTGTACTGCAGGCCGATGAATTCTTTGGCGTGCTGGACCGCAATGAGGTGAAGGCCGGCGACATCGCGCCTTACCGTGAGCAGCACCTCGGCGGCGCGGCGCAGGCGGCGCGGCCGCAGCGCACCGAGTTCCGGCTGGGCGACTTCGGGGAAGCGGTGGCGGCCCCGATTCTGCGGGCCATTCGCACCCGGCTGCGCTTCTTGGTGGATGTGGGGCTAGATTACCTCAGCCTGGACCGCACCGCCAACACCCTGTCAGGCGGCGAAGCGCAGCGCATCCGGCTGGCGACCCAGGTGGGTAGCGGCCTGACCGGCGTGCTGTACGTGCTGGACGAACCCTCCATCGGCCTGCACCCCAAGGACAACGGGCGCCTGATCGGCACGCTGAAGAACCTGCGCGACCTGGGCAACACCCTGCTGGTGGTCGAACACGACGAAGACACCATGCTGGCCGCCGACTATCTGGTGGACATGGGGCCAGGCGCGGGCGTCCACGGCGGCGACGTGGTGGCTGCCGGAACGCCCGAGCAGGTGCGTGATGACGAGCGCAGCCTGACTGGGCGCTATCTGCGCGGCGAGGTGGAAATCCCCATTCCTGCAAAGCGCCGCAGCGGCAATGGCAAACGCCTCCGGGTGTACGGCGCCCGCGAACACAACCTGCGGGACGTGGACATCACCATTCCACTGGGCACCATGACCGTGGTGACTGGCCCCTCCGGCTCTGGCAAGAGCACCCTGATTCACGACATCGTGCACGCCACACTGGCCCGCGACCTGAACGGTGCCCGTACCAGCCCTGGAAAATACGACCGCATGAAAGGCATCGAGCATCTGGACAAGGTGATCGAGATTGACCAGTCCCCCATCGGGCGCACGCCACGCTCCAACCCGGCCACCTACACCGGCGTCTTTACCGAGATCCGCGACCTGTTTACCCGCACCCCAGAGGCGCGGCGGCGCGGCTATCAGGCCGGGCGCTTCTCTTTCAACGTGAAGGGTGGCCGCTGCGAGAACTGCAAGGGCGACGGCGTCATGAAGATCGAGATGAACTTCCTGCCCGACATCTATGTGCCGTGCGAGGTCTGTAAAGGGGCGCGCTACAACCGCGAGACGCTGGAGGTCAAATACGCCGACAAGACCATTGCCGACGTGCTGAACATGACCGTGGAAGAGGGCCATGCCTTTTTTGAGAACGTACCGACCATCGCGAACAAGATGCGGCTGCTGCTGGATGTGGGCCTGGGCTACATGAAAATCGGGCAGCCCAGCACCACGCTCTCAGGCGGCGAGGCGCAGCGCATCAAGCTGGCGTCCGAACTGTCGCGCCGGGCCACCGGCAAAACGGTTTATATCCTGGACGAACCCACCACGGGTCTGCACTTTGAGGATGTCCGCAAGCTGATGTTGGTACTGGAACGGTTGGTCGAAGGCGGCAACACGCTGGTGATCATCGAACACAACTTGGATGTCATGAAGTCCGCTGACCACATCATCGACCTGGGGCCGGAAGGCGGCATACGCGGCGGCACGGTGGTCACGGTGGGTACCCCCGAAGAGGTCGCGGCGCACCCGACCAGCTACACTGGGGAATATCTGCGCGGTCTGCGTGGGCTGACGCCCGCAGCGGCTCCGGCGGGAGCAGCCAAGACGGCCACCAAAGCCAACGCAGTGGCCACCGACGCGCCTCCTCCCAAGAAGTCCCGCACGGCCAAGGCAGCCCCTAAAGTACCCCCGGCCAAGACCGCCAAGAAAGGCAACGCATGA
- the rny gene encoding ribonuclease Y: MTALYVILALLGIAVAFVMGRALGRQQREVAEQQHEQIARERAEEIRREATAQADALREQAQADSDALRIREQQDASSRAEQMLQQAEQKIEEQRQHLAEQLREQRAQLEDRRSQLSEQLLQFQELRDTLAADRAALDQDRAELTQERTELKAEMAEERERLAADRQEYRSERDAMNRELERQSRRAEQLDARGERLDALEERLEGQRRDLAGQEDELQLRSAEIATRLEEVAGLTREDARERLLGDLDAELEDEKAARIRAAADQSQKEIQRQARSVIAQAIQRSAAETSAQLSVSVVPIPSDAMKGRLIGREGRNIRAFEALTGVDLIIDDTPEAVMLSSFNPVRREVAQHVLESLLEDGRIHPTRIEEMVGRAQEDMRAFIHTQGEEAAIEAGVLGLKPGLLQLLGRMYFRSSYGQNVLKHSVQVAHLTGIMADELGLDAALARRCGLIHDIGKSIDREIEGTHIEIGVSLGTRFGEPAEVIDAIAHHHDPENGATLYSVLVAAADAISAARPGARREELEAYTRRLEQLEEIAVSFPGVQQAYAIQAGREVRVIVQPDQVTDAQATLLARDVAGRIEQDMEYPGQVQVTVIRESRATEMAR; the protein is encoded by the coding sequence TTGACCGCCCTTTATGTCATTTTGGCTCTGTTGGGAATCGCCGTGGCCTTTGTCATGGGCCGGGCGCTGGGCCGTCAGCAGCGCGAGGTGGCTGAGCAGCAGCACGAGCAAATCGCCCGCGAGCGTGCCGAAGAGATTCGCCGTGAGGCCACCGCCCAAGCCGACGCCCTGCGTGAGCAGGCCCAGGCCGATTCCGACGCCCTGCGTATACGTGAGCAGCAAGACGCCTCATCGCGGGCCGAGCAGATGCTCCAACAGGCCGAACAGAAAATAGAAGAGCAGCGCCAGCACTTGGCTGAGCAGTTACGTGAGCAGCGTGCCCAACTGGAAGACCGCCGCAGCCAACTGAGTGAGCAGCTGCTGCAGTTTCAGGAGCTGCGCGACACCCTAGCGGCTGACCGCGCCGCACTGGACCAAGACCGCGCCGAGCTGACCCAGGAGCGCACCGAACTGAAAGCCGAAATGGCTGAGGAGCGTGAGCGCCTGGCCGCCGACCGCCAGGAGTACCGCAGCGAACGTGACGCCATGAACCGCGAGCTGGAGCGCCAAAGCCGCCGCGCTGAGCAGCTGGACGCCCGTGGTGAGCGCCTGGACGCCCTGGAAGAAAGGCTGGAGGGGCAGCGCCGCGATCTGGCTGGTCAGGAGGACGAGTTGCAACTCCGCAGCGCCGAAATCGCTACTCGCCTGGAAGAAGTGGCGGGCCTGACCCGTGAGGACGCCCGCGAGCGGCTCTTGGGTGATCTGGACGCTGAACTGGAGGATGAAAAGGCCGCCCGCATCCGTGCCGCTGCTGATCAAAGCCAGAAGGAAATTCAGCGCCAGGCCCGCAGTGTGATCGCACAGGCCATTCAGCGCAGCGCCGCTGAGACCAGTGCCCAGCTGTCGGTCAGCGTGGTCCCGATTCCCAGCGACGCCATGAAGGGTCGCCTGATTGGCCGCGAGGGCCGCAATATTCGGGCTTTTGAGGCGTTGACCGGGGTGGACCTGATTATCGACGACACCCCTGAAGCAGTGATGTTGAGCAGTTTCAATCCGGTGCGCCGTGAGGTGGCCCAGCATGTGCTGGAGTCGCTGCTGGAAGATGGCCGCATTCACCCCACCCGCATTGAGGAGATGGTGGGCCGCGCTCAGGAAGACATGCGGGCCTTTATCCATACTCAGGGCGAAGAAGCCGCCATTGAAGCTGGCGTGCTGGGGCTCAAGCCGGGGTTGCTGCAACTTTTGGGCCGGATGTATTTCCGCTCCAGCTACGGGCAGAATGTCCTCAAGCACTCGGTGCAGGTGGCGCACCTGACGGGCATCATGGCTGACGAACTGGGGCTGGACGCCGCGCTGGCCCGCCGCTGCGGACTGATCCACGACATCGGCAAGAGCATTGACCGCGAGATTGAAGGCACCCACATTGAGATCGGGGTCAGCCTGGGTACCCGCTTCGGTGAACCGGCAGAGGTGATTGACGCGATTGCCCACCACCACGATCCTGAAAACGGCGCGACGCTGTACTCGGTGCTGGTGGCCGCTGCCGACGCGATCAGTGCGGCCCGCCCTGGGGCGCGGCGTGAGGAGCTGGAAGCCTATACCCGACGCCTGGAGCAACTGGAAGAAATCGCCGTGAGCTTTCCGGGCGTGCAGCAGGCCTACGCCATTCAAGCGGGCCGCGAGGTGCGCGTGATCGTGCAGCCAGATCAGGTGACCGATGCTCAGGCCACGCTGCTGGCCCGCGACGTGGCGGGGCGCATCGAGCAGGACATGGAGTACCCCGGTCAGGTCCAGGTGACGGTGATCCGCGAAAGCCGGGCAACCGAAATGGCACGGTAG
- a CDS encoding diguanylate cyclase — MNLRLFFLLLQVPFVALLLLSGILLSRAVDANTQATQYAEQAHEEIAEVNALLGLVLNMETGLRGYVITGEDAFLEPYHAAQARLPQAIRSLEERAARLSESERAERETHLNNFERLVERWTNDVARPEIDLRRVSKEQAEAVVASGRGKALVDRMRAETAAYTEAAQASLQAREALAARRFQILRTTLLLAGLAVLLGSALVAWWGADWLSRQLGAVGAAAGRLARGEQAQLPKSSLAEQRRLAAAFNSMSHQLEEARGQTQSHLHELEVQERSLRQLGELSDLLLAARSLEEGAQVASLALPALLPESSGELLLFAPSRNILQPLAAWGTAPGRTMPHDTCWALRHGDTLWPDERSFAAPCQGAELGGCPYICLPLTAHGETLGLLRTTVQTQMSSADRTALQGLARQLALSLDALLLQDRLRQQSIRDALTGLYNRRHYEDYLSASLGRASRDGTPLTLVALDVDHFKRFNDTFGHDAGDAVLVQVGAALKAAVQPPYEAACRPGGEEFALILPGTDAATALQRAEALRQTVEGWTLTHAGTPLGQLTVSIGVAEIGSSSAAELTRHADEALYAAKRGGRNQVVIWQPDLGDVMENANTLVHS, encoded by the coding sequence GTGAATCTGCGTCTCTTCTTCCTGCTGCTGCAAGTGCCGTTCGTGGCGCTGCTTTTGCTGTCTGGCATCCTGCTCAGCCGGGCAGTGGACGCCAATACCCAGGCCACGCAGTATGCCGAACAGGCCCACGAAGAGATCGCTGAAGTCAACGCGCTGCTGGGACTGGTCCTAAACATGGAAACCGGACTCCGTGGGTATGTGATTACTGGAGAGGACGCTTTTTTAGAGCCCTACCACGCGGCGCAGGCCAGGTTGCCCCAGGCCATACGGAGTCTGGAAGAACGGGCCGCCCGCCTTAGCGAAAGCGAACGGGCCGAGCGCGAAACCCATCTGAACAACTTTGAACGGCTGGTGGAGCGCTGGACCAATGATGTGGCCCGGCCTGAAATTGACCTCCGGCGCGTCTCCAAAGAACAGGCCGAGGCGGTGGTGGCATCCGGACGTGGCAAGGCGCTGGTCGACCGGATGCGCGCAGAGACAGCGGCTTATACCGAAGCGGCCCAAGCGTCGCTGCAAGCACGTGAAGCCCTGGCCGCCCGCCGCTTTCAGATCCTGAGAACTACCCTGTTGTTGGCCGGGCTGGCCGTACTGCTCGGCTCGGCGCTGGTGGCCTGGTGGGGTGCCGACTGGCTGAGCCGGCAACTGGGCGCGGTGGGCGCGGCCGCTGGACGGCTGGCACGGGGGGAGCAAGCCCAGCTTCCCAAATCGAGCCTGGCCGAACAGCGCCGTCTGGCGGCGGCCTTCAATTCCATGAGCCACCAGCTGGAAGAGGCACGGGGCCAGACCCAGAGCCACTTGCATGAACTGGAAGTGCAGGAACGGTCCCTGCGGCAGCTCGGCGAGCTCAGCGACCTGCTGTTGGCCGCACGCAGTCTGGAGGAAGGCGCACAGGTGGCTTCACTGGCGCTGCCCGCACTGCTGCCGGAGTCCAGCGGCGAACTGCTGCTGTTTGCCCCTTCACGCAACATCTTGCAGCCGTTGGCCGCCTGGGGGACAGCACCGGGACGCACGATGCCGCACGACACCTGCTGGGCTCTTCGCCACGGCGATACCCTGTGGCCCGACGAGCGCAGCTTTGCCGCACCCTGTCAGGGAGCTGAGCTGGGCGGCTGCCCGTATATCTGCTTGCCGCTGACGGCCCACGGCGAAACCCTTGGCCTGCTGCGCACCACGGTGCAGACCCAGATGTCCAGCGCTGACCGCACCGCACTGCAAGGTCTGGCCCGGCAGCTGGCACTCTCGCTGGACGCACTGCTGCTCCAGGACCGTCTACGCCAGCAATCTATCCGCGACGCGCTGACCGGCCTGTATAACCGCCGCCATTACGAGGACTACCTGAGCGCCAGCCTGGGCCGCGCCAGCAGAGACGGTACGCCACTCACACTGGTTGCCCTGGACGTGGATCACTTCAAGCGTTTCAACGATACCTTCGGCCACGACGCCGGAGACGCCGTACTGGTGCAGGTGGGCGCGGCCCTGAAAGCGGCCGTGCAGCCCCCCTACGAGGCGGCGTGCCGCCCTGGCGGTGAAGAATTCGCGCTGATCCTGCCTGGTACGGACGCAGCCACCGCCCTGCAACGGGCTGAGGCCCTACGGCAAACGGTCGAAGGCTGGACGCTGACTCACGCAGGTACGCCGCTAGGACAACTGACCGTCTCTATCGGCGTGGCTGAAATCGGAAGCAGCAGCGCTGCCGAGCTAACCCGCCACGCCGACGAGGCGCTGTACGCTGCCAAGCGAGGAGGCCGCAACCAGGTGGTCATCTGGCAGCCAGACTTGGGTGATGTGATGGAAAATGCGAACACCCTGGTTCACAGCTGA
- a CDS encoding ankyrin repeat domain-containing protein → MTRASELDPQMLELLQQMFDLARSGDAETMRGWLEKGVPANLTNEKGDTLLMLAAYNGQPEAVRVLLEAGADAGRANDRGQTPLQAAAFKGDMDMVRLMLDLGVDVNSAGPDGRTALFLAAMFDRLEMLELLLERGADLSARDAAGFTALDAAHQMGAPGTAARLAELIDASASAAERHS, encoded by the coding sequence ATGACCCGTGCCTCCGAGCTGGACCCCCAAATGCTGGAACTCCTGCAGCAGATGTTCGACCTGGCCCGCAGCGGTGACGCCGAAACCATGCGCGGCTGGCTGGAAAAAGGCGTGCCAGCCAACCTGACCAACGAAAAGGGCGACACCCTGCTGATGCTGGCGGCCTACAACGGTCAGCCGGAGGCAGTGCGAGTGTTGCTGGAAGCGGGGGCCGACGCTGGCCGGGCCAATGACCGGGGCCAGACGCCGCTCCAGGCGGCGGCCTTCAAGGGCGACATGGACATGGTGCGCCTGATGCTGGACCTGGGGGTGGACGTGAACAGCGCTGGCCCGGATGGGCGCACGGCCCTCTTTCTGGCGGCCATGTTTGACCGTCTAGAGATGCTGGAACTGCTCCTAGAGCGCGGCGCTGACCTCAGTGCCCGTGACGCCGCAGGCTTCACTGCGCTGGACGCCGCCCATCAGATGGGCGCACCGGGCACGGCAGCGCGGCTGGCAGAACTGATAGACGCCAGTGCTTCCGCTGCCGAGCGTCACAGCTAG
- a CDS encoding DUF2834 domain-containing protein, translating into MTHSVRSPMYLLLSMLGVLLPLAGFWPWLLEHGLDLGQLWREVAGNHLAAFAWAEVAVTALTVLFLIRAEVRRRIPHRWAPVLGTLLVGPSFGLPLYLYLRERAREQAAQG; encoded by the coding sequence ATGACACACAGCGTCAGGAGCCCGATGTATCTGCTGCTCAGCATGCTGGGAGTGCTGCTGCCGCTGGCTGGGTTCTGGCCTTGGCTGCTGGAACATGGCCTGGACCTGGGGCAACTGTGGCGTGAGGTGGCCGGCAATCACCTCGCGGCCTTTGCTTGGGCCGAGGTGGCCGTGACCGCCCTGACCGTCCTGTTTCTGATCCGGGCTGAGGTAAGAAGGCGGATTCCGCATCGCTGGGCGCCCGTGCTGGGCACGCTCCTGGTCGGGCCATCCTTCGGGCTGCCGCTGTATCTGTACCTGCGTGAGCGGGCCAGAGAGCAAGCCGCCCAGGGCTGA
- a CDS encoding CTP synthase: protein MKYIFVTGGVVSSLGKGIASASLGALLRARGYKVTAVKIDPYINIDAGTMRPYEHGECFVTAAGAETDLDIGNYERFLDLDIPQGSNITTGQVYQEVIRKERAGDYLSQTVQVIPHVTDEIKRRIRTAGEKAGAEIVLIEVGGTVGDIESLPFLEAIRQFRFDEGDENVLFLHLTLVPYLGTSHEFKTKPTQHSVASLRSYGISPDIVMVRSKEKLPAEITRKIAAFTSVRENRVFSSYDVPHIYEVPLALEEQGLGKAVEDLLGLERTHPSLDVWKNAVRTLKDPENEVTIAIAGKYTAMPDAYLSLLESLTHAGVANDARVNVKWVNAEELAEAGADLDTLLGDADGILVPGGFGIRGIEGKIRAAQYARERGVPYLGVCLGMQVAVIEYARHKAGLTGANSSEFDPYAEHKVIDLMPEQLEVAGLGGTMRLGDWPMQLTGGTQVAEMYGVPQGGVVNERHRHRYEVNPKYVDDLQQAGLVISGVTPGMDGRGAGLVETVELPRSQHPYYVALQAHPEFKSRPMRPSPPFAGLVHAALERQQGQTGQPVQG, encoded by the coding sequence ATGAAATACATCTTCGTGACTGGTGGCGTGGTCAGCAGTCTGGGTAAAGGCATTGCCAGTGCCAGCCTGGGTGCCCTGCTGCGCGCCCGTGGCTACAAAGTCACCGCCGTCAAGATCGACCCCTACATCAACATTGACGCAGGCACCATGCGTCCTTACGAGCACGGCGAGTGTTTCGTCACTGCCGCCGGGGCCGAGACGGACCTGGATATCGGCAACTACGAGCGCTTTCTGGACCTGGATATTCCTCAGGGCAGCAACATCACCACCGGGCAGGTCTACCAGGAAGTCATCCGTAAGGAGCGGGCCGGGGACTACCTCTCTCAGACGGTCCAGGTCATTCCGCACGTGACCGACGAGATCAAGCGCCGCATCCGCACGGCGGGCGAGAAGGCTGGAGCCGAGATTGTCCTGATCGAGGTGGGCGGCACGGTGGGTGACATCGAATCGCTGCCATTTCTGGAAGCCATTCGCCAGTTCCGCTTTGACGAGGGCGACGAGAATGTGCTGTTTTTGCACCTGACGCTGGTGCCGTACCTGGGCACTTCTCACGAGTTCAAGACCAAGCCCACCCAGCACTCGGTGGCCTCGCTGCGGTCTTACGGCATCAGCCCCGATATCGTGATGGTCAGAAGCAAGGAGAAACTGCCCGCCGAGATCACCCGCAAGATCGCGGCCTTTACCAGCGTGCGCGAGAACCGGGTGTTCTCCTCCTACGACGTGCCGCACATCTATGAGGTGCCGCTGGCGCTGGAAGAACAGGGCCTGGGCAAAGCGGTAGAAGACCTCTTGGGCCTGGAGCGCACCCACCCCAGTTTGGATGTCTGGAAAAATGCCGTGCGGACCCTCAAGGACCCGGAGAATGAAGTCACCATCGCCATTGCGGGCAAGTACACCGCCATGCCCGACGCTTACCTCAGCCTGCTGGAGTCGCTGACCCACGCTGGAGTCGCCAACGACGCCCGCGTGAATGTGAAATGGGTCAATGCGGAGGAGCTGGCCGAAGCGGGCGCAGACCTGGACACCCTGTTGGGCGACGCCGACGGCATTCTGGTGCCGGGGGGCTTCGGCATTCGCGGCATTGAGGGCAAGATTCGCGCCGCGCAGTATGCCCGCGAGCGTGGCGTGCCTTACCTGGGCGTGTGCCTGGGGATGCAGGTGGCTGTGATCGAATATGCCCGTCACAAGGCCGGTCTGACCGGGGCCAACTCGTCCGAATTTGACCCCTACGCCGAGCACAAGGTGATTGACCTGATGCCTGAGCAGCTGGAAGTGGCGGGCTTGGGCGGCACCATGCGCCTGGGTGACTGGCCCATGCAGTTGACGGGCGGCACTCAGGTGGCCGAAATGTACGGTGTCCCGCAGGGTGGAGTGGTCAACGAACGTCACCGCCACCGCTACGAGGTGAACCCGAAGTACGTGGATGACCTCCAGCAGGCTGGCCTGGTCATCAGCGGCGTGACCCCTGGCATGGACGGACGCGGCGCAGGCCTGGTCGAAACCGTGGAATTGCCCAGGAGTCAGCACCCCTACTACGTGGCGCTGCAGGCCCACCCTGAGTTCAAGAGCCGCCCGATGCGCCCCAGCCCGCCGTTTGCTGGCCTGGTTCATGCGGCGCTGGAGCGTCAGCAGGGCCAGACGGGTCAGCCAGTTCAAGGCTGA
- a CDS encoding NAD-dependent malic enzyme, which yields MPQTENLTSYYDIKQDEDGGRYVEVHVTGFPLLQIPLLNKSTGFSREERRELGIEGLVPPHTNTLEEQKARTYRAYGRLTSDLERHEFLRALQDRNEVLFYALFLDHLEEMLPVLYTPTVGEAVKNFSGIYRYPRGLAVSTDDIDHVSEVLDNVPLNDVRMIVATDSSAILGLGDQGFGGMAISIGKLSLYVAGGGLGLDKTLPVELDVGTDREDLLADPLYLGQHHRRLTGREYDEFLDHFVEAVAERYPQAIIQWEDFSRATAFRVLERFRRVIPSFNDDIQGTGAMAVAGLISAARQKGERLADQVFVVAGNGAGGIGVAGMIRQGLLREGLSEQEVQQRLFVITKEGLLVEGHGYEADEFQRPFIQPREAVADWGAGEQPSLLDTVRCAGATALLGLTGAAGLFSEDVIRAMHRNTARPIVFPLSNPTSHIEAHPADLLAWTDGGAIIATGSPFSPVTYGGREYRVGQGNNAFIFPGLGFGAVMSRAREITGGMVMEAAQTLADFTAAQGGPGAIFPHIEQLREVSQQVAVRVARQAVREGVSAERRIRNLTDAELTEFIQRHQWTPEYLPYRCAPDARPARGL from the coding sequence ATGCCGCAGACCGAGAACCTGACCAGCTACTACGACATCAAGCAGGATGAGGACGGCGGGCGCTACGTCGAAGTGCACGTCACCGGATTCCCGCTGCTCCAGATTCCGCTGCTGAACAAGAGCACCGGCTTCTCCCGGGAGGAGCGCCGTGAGCTGGGCATCGAAGGGTTGGTTCCGCCGCACACCAATACCCTGGAGGAGCAAAAAGCCCGCACCTACCGCGCCTACGGACGGCTGACCAGTGACTTGGAGCGCCACGAGTTCCTCCGCGCTCTGCAGGACCGCAACGAGGTGCTGTTCTACGCACTGTTTTTGGACCACCTGGAAGAAATGCTGCCGGTGCTGTACACCCCTACCGTCGGTGAGGCGGTCAAAAACTTTTCGGGCATCTACCGCTATCCGCGCGGGTTGGCGGTCAGCACCGACGACATTGACCATGTGAGCGAAGTGCTGGACAACGTGCCGCTGAACGACGTGCGGATGATTGTCGCCACCGATTCCAGCGCCATTCTGGGCCTGGGCGACCAGGGCTTCGGGGGTATGGCCATCAGCATCGGCAAGCTGAGCCTGTATGTGGCCGGGGGTGGCCTGGGCCTGGACAAGACCCTGCCCGTCGAGCTGGATGTGGGTACCGACCGCGAAGACCTGCTGGCCGATCCGCTGTACTTGGGCCAACACCACCGCCGCCTGACGGGCCGCGAGTACGACGAGTTTCTGGACCATTTCGTGGAAGCCGTGGCCGAGCGCTACCCACAGGCGATCATCCAGTGGGAGGACTTTTCGCGGGCCACCGCCTTCCGGGTGCTGGAGCGCTTCCGGCGGGTCATTCCCAGCTTCAACGACGACATTCAGGGCACCGGGGCCATGGCGGTGGCAGGGCTGATCAGCGCGGCGCGGCAAAAGGGCGAACGTCTGGCCGATCAGGTCTTCGTGGTGGCGGGCAACGGAGCCGGAGGCATCGGCGTGGCAGGCATGATTCGCCAGGGCCTGCTGCGTGAAGGCCTCAGCGAACAGGAGGTACAGCAGCGGCTATTCGTGATCACCAAGGAAGGTCTGCTGGTGGAAGGACATGGCTACGAGGCCGACGAGTTCCAGCGCCCCTTTATCCAGCCGCGTGAAGCCGTGGCGGACTGGGGCGCAGGTGAGCAGCCAAGCCTGCTGGACACGGTGCGCTGCGCTGGAGCCACCGCGCTGCTGGGCCTGACCGGAGCAGCAGGCCTGTTCAGCGAAGACGTGATCCGGGCCATGCACCGCAATACGGCCCGCCCCATCGTCTTTCCGCTGAGCAACCCCACCAGTCACATCGAGGCCCATCCCGCCGACCTGCTGGCCTGGACGGACGGTGGGGCGATCATCGCCACCGGCAGTCCCTTCTCGCCCGTGACGTACGGCGGGCGCGAGTACCGCGTCGGCCAGGGCAACAATGCGTTTATCTTTCCGGGCCTCGGCTTCGGGGCCGTCATGAGCCGCGCCCGCGAGATCACGGGGGGCATGGTGATGGAAGCGGCGCAGACCCTGGCCGACTTTACGGCAGCCCAGGGGGGGCCAGGGGCCATCTTTCCGCACATTGAGCAGCTGCGGGAAGTCAGTCAGCAGGTGGCTGTACGGGTGGCGCGTCAGGCGGTCCGCGAAGGGGTTAGCGCCGAGCGCCGCATCCGCAACCTGACCGACGCTGAGCTGACCGAGTTTATCCAGCGTCACCAGTGGACCCCAGAATATCTGCCTTACCGCTGCGCTCCCGACGCCCGGCCTGCGCGGGGACTGTAA